One genomic region from bacterium encodes:
- a CDS encoding glycosyltransferase family 2 protein, with protein sequence MKVTIVIPCYNESATLPATLAELPREIPDADELETLVVDDGSSDDTAEVARAHGVGCVVRHKRNLGLAAAFRTAVDAALARGADIIVGTDADNQYAGADVAKLVAPVLAGEADLVVGCRDLGAIPHFTPLKKMLQRAGSFAVRTLSGIDVADATSGFRAYSREAALRLVVLSSFTYTLETLIQAGYKGLTVKQVPVRVNLPTRPSRLFRSIPEYLRRSVNTITRAYLLFRPLRVLGTPGLLIVGAGLLLLGRFLYFYFTIPGPTGHVQSLFVGGVLILLGFQVIIIALISDLVAANRRLLEDVLYRIKQDQYGRG encoded by the coding sequence CTCGAGACGTTGGTGGTGGACGACGGCTCGAGCGACGATACCGCCGAGGTGGCCCGCGCCCACGGCGTCGGTTGCGTCGTGCGGCACAAGCGCAACCTGGGCCTGGCCGCGGCCTTTCGGACCGCCGTCGACGCGGCGCTGGCCCGGGGGGCCGACATCATCGTCGGCACCGACGCCGACAACCAGTACGCGGGCGCCGACGTCGCGAAGCTCGTCGCGCCCGTGCTGGCGGGCGAAGCGGACCTGGTCGTGGGGTGCCGCGACCTCGGCGCCATACCCCATTTTACGCCGCTTAAAAAAATGCTGCAGCGCGCGGGCAGCTTCGCCGTCCGGACCCTCTCCGGCATCGACGTCGCGGACGCGACCAGCGGCTTCCGGGCGTACAGCCGCGAAGCCGCGCTGCGGCTCGTCGTCCTCTCGTCGTTCACGTACACGCTGGAGACCCTCATCCAGGCGGGGTACAAAGGGCTCACCGTCAAGCAGGTCCCGGTGCGGGTCAACCTGCCGACGCGGCCCAGCCGCCTCTTCCGTTCCATCCCCGAATACCTGCGCCGTTCCGTCAACACGATAACGCGCGCCTATCTGCTCTTCAGGCCGCTCCGGGTGCTCGGTACGCCGGGGTTGCTCATCGTCGGCGCGGGCCTTTTACTTCTGGGCCGGTTCCTCTATTTCTACTTTACGATACCCGGCCCTACGGGCCACGTCCAATCGCTGTTCGTCGGCGGCGTACTAATCCTGCTCGGCTTCCAGGTCATCATAATCGCGCTGATATCGGACCTGGTCGCGGCCAACCGGCGCCTCCTCGAAGACGTGCTCTACCGCATCAAACAGGACCAATACGGCCGCGGATGA